From Xanthomonas sp. 10-10:
CTTCATCCTGCAGGGGCGCCTGTCGCCGCTGGATGGCATCGGCCCGCGCGAGCTGGGGCTGGATCAACTCGGCGAACGCCTGGCTGCCGGCGAAATCACCGAAATGATCATCGCCACCAACGCCACCGTGGAGGGCGAGGCCACCGCGCATTACCTGGCGCAGCTGGCGCGCCAGCATGGCGTGCGCCCCAGCCGGCTCGCGCAAGGCATGCCGCTGGGCGGCGAGCTGGAATACGTGGATCGCGGCACCCTGTCGCACGCCTTCGGCACCCGCGGTGAGGTGCTTTGAGGGCTGGGAATCGGGAGTCGGGAATGGTGAATCGGAGAAGCAACGTCAGAAGCAAGGGCTGTAAGCTCTTGCGATTCCCCAATCCCGATTCCCGATTTCCGCCATGACCGACACCATCTTCAGCAAGATCATCCGTCGCGAAATCCCGGCCACCATCGTCTATGAAGACGACGAGGTTCTGGGCTTTGAAGACATCGCGCCGCAGGCGCCGGTGCACGTGCTCTTCATTCCCAAGCAGCACGCCATTCCCACCCTGGACGATGTGCCGCCGGAGCAGGCGTTGCTGGTCGGCAAGTTGGCGCTCGCCGCTGCTGCATACGCGCGTGAGCAGGGCCTGGCGCAGGACGGCTACCGCATCGTGATGAATTGCCGCGAGCATGCCGGGCAGACGGTGTTCCATATCCATCTGCATCTGCTGGCCGGTGCCCCGCTGGGCCGCTTCGGCACGCCCTGACGGCATCGCTGGGCATTGCCATCGATGTGAGCGGACCGGTCGTTGAGTGGCAAGGATAGGCCGGGGTCGAGCATGCTCGATCGCCCATCCGCTGCGCCACACGACGATGCGCATCCGCAAGCACTCTCGCCAGCGCAGCCGCGGTCACAGCAGAGCGTGTTGCGCGCAGCGCGGGACCGGCGGGTACAGATTCAGCACGAGCGCGTTGATGTCGACGGCCTAGCCACAGAAACAAAAACGCCGCTCCTTCAGGAGCGGCGTTTTGCATCACAGCTGACTCAGCGATTGCTTACCACCAGCCGCGGCCCCAGCCCCAGCCGCCGCCCCAGCGCGGACCCCAGGGGTCGCCCCATGGGCCGTACGGGTAGGCCGGAATCACGTCCACGTCGCGCACTTCCGGCCACAGATAGACCACGTCTGCCGCCACCTTGGGCAGCTTGTAGTCGTACTCGCCGATCTTGGTGGTCTCGTAGCCCTCGATCTTGCCGATGAAAGTGACTTCGCGGCCGGGTTCGAACACGGCCGGGTCGTAGAAGCCTGCACGGCACGCCAGGAAGCGGCCATCGCTGGCGTCCACCGCATTGCGGTCCGGGCGGCCGCTGGCATTGAGCGGACGCGAGATCAGCTCGAAGCAGGTCTGGCCCTGCCCGGGCTTGGTCTGGATGATCTTGCCGCCCCAGCGCACAGAGGTGCCAAGCTGCGCGCTGGCAGTGGAGTCGCTCGGGCTGACCGTGGGGAACTGGCCCTGCAGCGGCTTGGGCGCGGTGGCGCAGGCTGCGAGCCCGAGCACAGCGACAATGGGAAAAAGAAAGCGGGTGCTCATGAGGAAACTCCGGTTCGCGGGCGATGCTGCTGCAGATCTTTAAGGAGTGAGGCGCTGTCCGAATCGGCGCCAGCGTAGCGCGCGGCAGCGAAACGTTGGCTGAGTGCCAACAGTGTGGTGTCGGGGTGGGTGCGGGCGACGCGTTGCGCCCAGGCAATGGCCGGTTCGTGCGGTTCGCGGGCAAGGCCCAGCTTGCCGTAACGCCGGCCCAGACGATGCCAGGCACGCAGCAGCGGATCACGCTCGCGTTCGCCGCGCGCCAGCAACCAGCTCATCCACGCCAGTGCACCGACTGCGAACACCCCGAAGATGGCGGCCAGCTGGGTGGGCTCCAGGCGCTCGATGCCCAGCGGCTGCAGCAGCCGTTGTTGGCGGTCGGCATTGAAGGACAGCACCAGATCGTTCCAGCCGCGGCGCAGCCAGTCGCCGACCTGGCTCAGGCCGGCCCAGGTGCCGAGCTGGGCGAAGTTGTTGCCATTGGTCTGCAGGCGATCTTCCAGCGTGTCGTAGATGCGTTCGGGCGCCACGGCGGCAGTCGGGTCCACCCGTACCCAGCCGCGACCGGCCAGCCACACCTCGGTCCATGCATGCGCATCCATGCGGCGCACCACCCAGTAGTTGCCCAGCCCGTTGTAGGTGCCGCCGGCATAGCCGGTGACCACGCGTGCGGGGATGCCGGCGGCGCGCATCAGCACCACGAACGAGGAGCTGAAGTGCTCGCAAAACCCGGCCTTCTGCTGGAACAGGAACTCATCCACGCTGTTGCGGCCAAGCAGTGGCGTATCCAGGGTGTAGGCGAATTCGCGGGTGATCCACCCCAGTGCGCGCTGCACGACGGCATCGTCGTTGTTGCCGGCGTCGGCCCGCCATTGCCTGGCGAGCGCGACGGTGCGCGGATTGAAGCCCGGTGGCAGGGCGAGTGCGCGCTTGCGCAACTGCTCGGGCAGGTCGGTATCGAAACGTGCCGGTGGCGCCGATTGCAGCTCCCAGCGGGTCAGTGCGCTCAATGGCCGCTGCGCGAACAGTTCGTAATCGGGCGACAGCTCGGCGCTGGCGACACCCTGGGTCGGCAGGTCCAGCGACACCAGCTGGCGACGGTCGGTGGGCTCGTAATCCAGTCGGTACCGATAGGTCTGCGGGCCGGGTGTGACCGATGCGGGTTGTCCGCGACCGGTCCAGCGTGCGCGCTGCCAGGTGCGGCCGTCGAAATCCCACATCACCGGCCCACGCCAGTAGCGCTGCTGTGGTGGTGGTGCCTTGCCGGTGAATTGCACGCGCAGCGCCGGGCTTTCGTCGGCCATCAGGTCGATCCATTCGCCGGGCGACATGTTGTCCGACAGGCCGGGCCGCGACAGCGCGCGCTCGGGCACGCCCCACAACGGCGAACTCAGGCGCGGCAGCAACCAGAACGTGGCCATGGCCAGCGGCACGCCGATGGCCACCAGCTTGCCGATCCCGCGCAACTGCAGGCGCAGCCCAGGCGTGCTGGTGCGATGTTCTTCGTCGGCCAGCCGCTGCATGCTGAGCAGGGCGCTGACCACCGCCAGCAACGCCAGCCCCATCGTTGCCGGCCCCTGGTCGAGCAGGAATGCTGCAAACGGGGCGAACAACGCAAAGCCGAGCAGGCTGCGCGCATCGCGCAGACTGCGCAGTTCGGAGGCCTTGATCGCCAGCATCGCAGCAAGCACCGCGCAGCCGGTATCGCGGCCGAAGCGCATGCCGATCTGCCAGTACACCGCCGCCAGCATCGCGATCACCAGCAACACCCGCAGCGGCGCCATCACGGTGCCGCGCCAGCTCAGCACGCCGACCAGGACCGCGGCCACCGCGATGGTGGTGGCAAGCAGGCCAGGCAACTGCAACAGCAGCGGCGCCAGGGCCAGCCAGCTGGTGGCCAGCGCCCAGCGGCGGCTGGCCTGATTGATCGGAAGGGGCGGCTCAGTCATGGGGAAGCAGCGCCAGGGCGCGCAGGCACAGGTGGTGGTGGGACGGACCTTGTGCAGGCCCCAGTGGCGGCTGGCCCGGCAGCAGCAGGCGGTAACGCCGCCCGTCGCGTTCGGCCAGATTCACCCAGCGGGCAAGCCGCGCGATGCGGCGTTCGTACGGCAGTGCGTGCAGCGCACGCCAGTCCAGCGTGACTTCGATGCCCAGCGGCTGTTCGTATTCGCGCACCAGCAGGCTGTCGCGGCGCGCCGAGTGCTTCCAGGAAATCGTGCGTGGCGCATCGCCGGCGCGGTACGGACGCAGCTGATGCAGTTCTTCGCCTTGCGCATGCAGGCGGGTCTGGTTGGGCGAACCGGCGCCCTCAGGCAATGCCGGGCCCTGTTCTTCGGGCTTGGGATAGGACAGCAGTGGCGTTTCCGGCCACACCCACGACCAGGCCCGTACCAGGCCCAGCGGCTGGGTGCTCGACAACCGGATGCGTTCGATGTCCTGCCAGCCGCGCCGCTCGGTGGGTACCAGCAGGTCGATCTCGGCCATATCGTGCTCGACCAGCGAGCAGAAACCGCTGCTTTGCAGATGGTCCAGTCGCAGCCCGCGTCGCACGCGGGTATCGCGACGTGCCAACGACACCCGCATCCGCAGCGGCTCGCCGGCCACCACAGGTTCGGCCGAGACCGCTTCTATGCGCAGCGCCGACAACTGCAGGTGCGCCATGATGCTGCTGGCGATTCCCGCGGTGGCCAGCAGCAGGGCCAGCAGCAATGCCGGGTTGTTGTTGTAGTTCAACGCGCCCAGCAGCATCGCCAGCAGCAGGGCGGTGACGAACAACCCGAAGCGGGTCGGCAACACATAGATGCGCCGCCGATCCAGCACGATCGGCAACGCTTCCGCTCCCCGCGGACGGGCCAGCAGGCTGAGCCGGCGGCCGATGCCGCGCAAGGGTGCACGCACCTGTGTCAGTCCACCGGCACGCTGTGCAGGAGCGCCTTTGCCAGCGCCGGCCCGGAGGACGATTCTGCCTCCGGCACCAGCCGATGACCGGCCACGGCCACGAACAGCGCCTGCACGTCTTCCGGCAGCACGTGCTCGCGCCCGAGCAGCAGCGCATACGCCTTGGCGGCACGCAGCAGCGCGATGCCGGCACGCGGTGACAGGCCCACGCGCACCCCGGCATGCTGGCGGCTGCGCAACAGCAGCGCCTGTACATAGCCGATCAAGGCGTCGCTGGTATGGATCTGGTTGACCACCGCACGCAGCGCGACCACGTCGGTATCGCTGAGCTGCGGTGCGGCCTGGGCGATCAGCTCGCGGCGGTCCACCCCGGAGAGCAACGCGCGCTCGGCATCGGCGCTGGGGTAGCCCAGGCTCAGCCGCAGCAGGAAGCGATCCAGTTGCGAGTCCGGCAACGGAAACGTGCCCGACAGGTCGACCGGATTCTGCGTGGCAATCACGAAGAACGGTTCCGGCAAGGCGTGGGTCACACCATCCAGGGTGACCTGCTGTTCGGCCATCGCCTCCAGCAGCGAACTCTGCGTGCGCGGCGGGGCGCGATTGATTTCGTCGGCCAGCAGCACGTTGGTGAACACCGGGCCGGGATGGAACTGGAACTGGCGCGAGGCGGCATCGTAGACCGACACGCCCAGCACATCGGCCGGCAACAGGTCCGAGGTGAACTGTACGCGCTGGAAGCCCAAGCCCAGGCTGGAGGCCATCGCGTGGGCGAGGGTGGTCTTGCCCAGGCCGGGCAGGTCTTCGATCAGCAGATGTCCGCCGGACAGCAGCGCCACGAACGCCAGCCGCACCTCCTGCGCCTTGCCCAGCAGCAGCGAATTGACCTGGTCTTGCGCGCGCCGCAGCGATTGACGCAGCGCATCGGTTAGCATTTCCGTGGAACGCAGCGGTGTCGACATCACAATTCCGTAGGTGA
This genomic window contains:
- a CDS encoding histidine triad nucleotide-binding protein, producing the protein MTDTIFSKIIRREIPATIVYEDDEVLGFEDIAPQAPVHVLFIPKQHAIPTLDDVPPEQALLVGKLALAAAAYAREQGLAQDGYRIVMNCREHAGQTVFHIHLHLLAGAPLGRFGTP
- a CDS encoding Slp family lipoprotein, which gives rise to MSTRFLFPIVAVLGLAACATAPKPLQGQFPTVSPSDSTASAQLGTSVRWGGKIIQTKPGQGQTCFELISRPLNASGRPDRNAVDASDGRFLACRAGFYDPAVFEPGREVTFIGKIEGYETTKIGEYDYKLPKVAADVVYLWPEVRDVDVIPAYPYGPWGDPWGPRWGGGWGWGRGWW
- a CDS encoding DUF3488 and transglutaminase-like domain-containing protein, whose protein sequence is MTEPPLPINQASRRWALATSWLALAPLLLQLPGLLATTIAVAAVLVGVLSWRGTVMAPLRVLLVIAMLAAVYWQIGMRFGRDTGCAVLAAMLAIKASELRSLRDARSLLGFALFAPFAAFLLDQGPATMGLALLAVVSALLSMQRLADEEHRTSTPGLRLQLRGIGKLVAIGVPLAMATFWLLPRLSSPLWGVPERALSRPGLSDNMSPGEWIDLMADESPALRVQFTGKAPPPQQRYWRGPVMWDFDGRTWQRARWTGRGQPASVTPGPQTYRYRLDYEPTDRRQLVSLDLPTQGVASAELSPDYELFAQRPLSALTRWELQSAPPARFDTDLPEQLRKRALALPPGFNPRTVALARQWRADAGNNDDAVVQRALGWITREFAYTLDTPLLGRNSVDEFLFQQKAGFCEHFSSSFVVLMRAAGIPARVVTGYAGGTYNGLGNYWVVRRMDAHAWTEVWLAGRGWVRVDPTAAVAPERIYDTLEDRLQTNGNNFAQLGTWAGLSQVGDWLRRGWNDLVLSFNADRQQRLLQPLGIERLEPTQLAAIFGVFAVGALAWMSWLLARGERERDPLLRAWHRLGRRYGKLGLAREPHEPAIAWAQRVARTHPDTTLLALSQRFAAARYAGADSDSASLLKDLQQHRPRTGVSS
- a CDS encoding DUF58 domain-containing protein, yielding MRAPLRGIGRRLSLLARPRGAEALPIVLDRRRIYVLPTRFGLFVTALLLAMLLGALNYNNNPALLLALLLATAGIASSIMAHLQLSALRIEAVSAEPVVAGEPLRMRVSLARRDTRVRRGLRLDHLQSSGFCSLVEHDMAEIDLLVPTERRGWQDIERIRLSSTQPLGLVRAWSWVWPETPLLSYPKPEEQGPALPEGAGSPNQTRLHAQGEELHQLRPYRAGDAPRTISWKHSARRDSLLVREYEQPLGIEVTLDWRALHALPYERRIARLARWVNLAERDGRRYRLLLPGQPPLGPAQGPSHHHLCLRALALLPHD
- a CDS encoding MoxR family ATPase, with protein sequence MSTPLRSTEMLTDALRQSLRRAQDQVNSLLLGKAQEVRLAFVALLSGGHLLIEDLPGLGKTTLAHAMASSLGLGFQRVQFTSDLLPADVLGVSVYDAASRQFQFHPGPVFTNVLLADEINRAPPRTQSSLLEAMAEQQVTLDGVTHALPEPFFVIATQNPVDLSGTFPLPDSQLDRFLLRLSLGYPSADAERALLSGVDRRELIAQAAPQLSDTDVVALRAVVNQIHTSDALIGYVQALLLRSRQHAGVRVGLSPRAGIALLRAAKAYALLLGREHVLPEDVQALFVAVAGHRLVPEAESSSGPALAKALLHSVPVD